A genome region from Glycine max cultivar Williams 82 chromosome 5, Glycine_max_v4.0, whole genome shotgun sequence includes the following:
- the LOC100787231 gene encoding homeobox-leucine zipper protein, producing the protein MMVQKEDLGLSLSLNFPHHSTPNPQHLSLMSSSTHSSSPSGFNPQKPSWNEAFASSDPDRNSDTCRGETRSFLRGIDVNRLPSAVDAEEEAGVSSPNSTVSCVSGKRSEREPNGEEHDMDRACSRGISDEEDAETSRKKLRLSKDQSAILEESFKEHNTLNPKQKLALAKQLGLRPRQVEVWFQNRRARTKLKQTEVDCEVLKRCCENLTEENRRLQKEVQELRALKLSPQFYMQMSPPTTLTMCPSCERVAVSSSAVGSATRHHPMAHAHAHARPMPNGPWASAAPIPHRPFDAFHQ; encoded by the exons ATGATGGTTCAAAAGGAAGATTTGGGTTTGAGTTTAAGTCTCAATTTCCCTCATCACAGTACCCCAAATCCTCAACATCTGAGTCTCATGTCATCCTCTACTCATTCCTCTTCCCCTTCTGGTTTCAACCCTCAAAAACCCTCTTGGAACGAGGCTTTCGCTTCTTCGG atccAGATCGAAACTCCGACACATGCAGAGGCGAAACACGGTCGTTCCTGCGGGGAATCGACGTGAACCGGTTACCTTCCGCCGTGGACGCCGAGGAGGAAGCGGGAGTTTCGTCTCCAAACAGCACCGTCTCGTGCGTGAGCGGAAAACGAAGCGAGAGAGAACCCAACGGCGAAGAACACGACATGGACAGAGCCTGTTCCCGCGGAATCAGCGACGAAGAAGACGCTGAAACCTCAAGGAAAAAACTTAGACTCTCCAAAGACCAATCCGCTATCCTCGAAGAAAGCTTCAAAGAACACAACACCCTCAACCCC AAGCAAAAATTGGCACTGGCAAAACAGCTAGGGCTTCGACCTAGACAAGTGGAGGTGTGGTTCCAGAACAGAAGGGCAAG GACTAAGCTGAAGCAAACTGAGGTGGACTGCGAAGTATTGAAAAGGTGCTGTGAGAATCTGACGGAGGAAAATAGAAGGTTACAGAAGGAGGTTCAGGAGCTTAGAGCACTGAAACTTTCCCCCCAGTTTTACATGCAAATGAGCCCACCCACGACGCTCACTATGTGCCCCTCTTGCGAGCGTGTGGCTGTTTCGTCCTCCGCCGTTGGTTCTGCCACGCGTCATCATCCCATGGCCCATGCCCATGCCCATGCTCGGCCCATGCCCAATGGCCCGTGGGCTTCCGCAGCTCCCATTCCACACCGGCCGTTTGATGCTTTCCACCAATGA